From the Neoarius graeffei isolate fNeoGra1 chromosome 1, fNeoGra1.pri, whole genome shotgun sequence genome, one window contains:
- the cskmt gene encoding citrate synthase-lysine N-methyltransferase CSKMT, mitochondrial, which translates to MLLLNRVSLSFKSLRKVPARRWHHTSLTNDLINNLDKKATWDRFYTENSRKGQFKNFEWFFGFHSVKDYILPLLQSMSDTPAPIHVLDIGCGTSALGPAIYTHSQCAVKVTCADISPVAVRLMQEHVECTPVQPCNPASTLIFKEMDCTELEGHFEPRSLALIVDKGTTDALVRSEEGRTKAGQIVQQCLTVLRHSGSLLQFSDEDPDARLLWLEKESQGSEVAADVSVHEVGELRGVTYFCYQITPYTAQTLTT; encoded by the exons ATGCTGCTGTTAAACAGGGTTTCCTTGTCGTTTAAAAGTTTGAGAAAAGTACCAGCCCGGCGCTGGCATCATACTAGTTTGACAA ATGACCTCATTAACAACCTGGACAAGAAAGCAACATGGGATAGATTTTACACAGAAAACAGCAGGAAAGGGCAATTCAAGAACTTTGAGTGGTTCTTTGGCTTTCATTCGGTCAAAGACTACATCCTGCCTCTGCTGCAGTCCATGTCTGATACTCCTGCACCGATACATGTTCTCGACATTGGCTGTGGCACCTCAGCATTGGGGCCTGCTATCTACACACACTCTCAATGTGCAGTGAAGGTCACGTGTGCTGATATCTCTCCAGTGGCAGTGCGGTTAATGCAGGAACATGTTGAATGTACACCAGTGCAACCCTGCAACCCCGCCTCCACCCTCATCTTCAAAGAAATGGACTGCACAGAGCTGGAAGGACACTTTGAGCCCAGGAGCCTGGCTTTGATAGTAGACAAAGGTACAACAGATGCGCTGGTAAGGTCCGAGGAAGGGAGAACAAAAGCTGGTCAAATTGTACAGCAGTGCCTAACTGTACTGAGACACTCGGGGAGCTTGCTGCAGTTTTCCGATGAAGATCCTGATGCCAGGCTGCTTTGGCTGGAGAAGGAGAGTCAAGGTTCAGAGGTGGCAGCTGATGTATCAGTACACGAAGTTGGAGAATTAAGAGGGGTCACTTACTTCTGTTACCAAATAACTCCTTATACAGCCCAAACACTGACAACTTGA
- the otub1b gene encoding ubiquitin thioesterase OTUB1b produces the protein MADEQQETSQGEMEGVNCLAYDEAIMAQQDRIQQEIAISIPLVSDRQDLSVLQSEYAEEDTIYQLKIKDLHKKYSYIRKTRPDGNCFYRAFGFSHLESLLDDGKELQKFKAVAAKSKLDLVNQGFTEFTIEDFHNTFMDLIELCEKQPALGELLNSFNDQSVSDYVVVYLRLLTSGYLQREHTFFQHFIEGGRSVKEFCQQEVEPMSKESDHIHIIALAQALNVSILVEYMDRGEGGTVNHHIFPEGSEPRIFLLYRPGHYDILYK, from the exons ATGGCGGACGAGCAGCAGGAAACATCACAGGGAGAGATGGAGG GAGTGAACTGCCTGGCCTACGATGAGGCCATTATGGCGCAGCAAGACCGAATTCAGCAGGAA ATAGCCATCAGTATCCCCTTAGTGTCCGACAGACAGGATCTCTCTGTGCTACAGAGCGAGTATGCTGAAGAGGACACAATCTATCAACTCAAGATCAAG GATCTTCATAAAAAATATTCATATATCCGGAAGACGCGACCTGATGGAAATTGTTTCTACAGAGCTTTCGGCTTTTCACATTTGGAGTCACTACTGGATGATGGCAAAGAGCTACAGAA GTTTAAAGCCGTGGCAGCAAAGAGCAAGCTGGACCTTGTGAACCAGGGCTTTACCGAGTTCACTATTGAAGACTTTCACAACACA TTCATGGACCTGATTGAGCTGTGTGAGAAGCAGCCAGCCCTCGGGGAGCTGCTCAACTCCTTTAATGACCAGAGTGTGTCAGACTACGTGGTGGTTTACCTGCGACTGCTCACCTCTGGGTACCTGCAGAGAGAGCATACCTTCTTCCAGCACTTCATAGAGGGAGGACGTTCGGTCAAAGAATTCTGCCAGCAG GAGGTGGAGCCAATGTCCAAAGAAAGTGACCACATCCATATCATAGCCCTGGCACAGGCATTGAACGTGTCCATATTGGTGGAATACATGGACCGAGGGGAGGGTGGCACAGTTAATCACCACATTTTCCCAGAGGGCAGCGAGCCACGCATCTTCCTCCTCTATCGACCAGGTCATTATGACATCCTGTACAAATAA